GTACGCCGCCACCGGGACGGGGGCGTAGCCCGTGGGGCGGGTGGTGAACGTGCCCCGGCCCTGGCTACGGCTGCGCAGCCGGGACGCGTAGCCGAACAGTTCGGCCAGCGGCACAATGGCGGTGACCGCCGTGGTCCCCGTCCTCGCAGCCGAGCCCGATACCCGTCCGCGCCGCGCGGCCAGATCGCCCAGCACCCCGCCGACGGCGTCGTCGGGCACGGTCACCACGACCTCGACCACCGGCTCCAGCAGCTCCATCTCGGCGGCGCGCAGGGCCTCGCGCAGCGCGAACCTGCCCGCCGCCCGGAACGCCATCTCCGAGGAGTCCTTGGAATGCGTGGCCCCGTCGGTCAGGGTGACCCGCAGCCCGGTCACCGGATGGCCGCCGAGGGGTCCCTCGGCGAGCGCGTCCCGGCAGCCCGCCTCCACCGCGCGGACGTACTCCTGCGGCACCCGCCCGCCGACGACGGTCGACCGGAACTCGAACACGCCGTCGCCGGCCCCGGCCCCGCCCCCGCCGGCGTCCCCGTCCAGGGGCTCGACGTCGACGACCACATGGGCGAACTGACCCGCGCCGCCGTCCTGCTTGACGTGCCGGTACACCAGCCCCGTCACACCGCGCGCCACCGTCTCCCGGTACGCCACCCGCGGGCGGCCCACGGCGATGTGCAGCCCGTGGCTGCGGCGGATCTTCTCCACCGCCACCTCCAGGTGCAGCTCGCCCATCCCGGACAGGACCGTCTGGCCCGTCTCGGGATCCGTCCGGACCACGAGCGACGGGTCCTCCTCGACCAGTGCGGCCAGCGCCGACGACAGGCGTGCCGTCTCGGTGCTGTTGCCCGCCTCGACCGCCACGGACACCACGGGTGCGGCGGCCTTCGCCGGTTCGAGGACGAGCGGAGCGTGCGGTGCGCACAGCGTGGACCCGGCGCGGGTGCCCTTGAGGCCGACCACGGCGACGATGTCCCCGGCCACGGCCTGCTCCGCCTCGGCGTGCCGGTCGGCCTGCACGTGCAGGATCCGTCCGATCCGCTCGGTCCGGCCGGTGCCCGCGTCCAGCACCGTGTCCCCCTTCCTCATCGTTCCCGAATAGACCCGCAGGCAGGTCAGCCGGCCGGTCGCCGTCGCGCTCACCTTGAAGGCCAGCGCGGCGAACGGCGCCGACGGATCGGCGGCCCGTTCCTCCGCCGCCGTGCCACGGGTCCCCCGTACCGGCGGCATGTCCGCCGGCGAGGGGAGGTAGGACACGACGGCGTCGAGCAGCGGCTCGATCCCGCGGTTGCGGTACGCCGAGCCGCACAGCACGACGACGCCTTCACCGCTGCGCGTCAGGTCGCGCAGCGCGGCGGTCAGCGTGGCGGTGGAGAGCGCCGACGTGGCGCAGTACTCCTCCAGGGCGGCAGGGTGGAGTTCCGCCACCCGCTCCTCCAGCAGCCGCCGGCGGCGGCGTGCCTCGTCGTACAGGGCATCGGGTACGGCACCCGTCGCGAACGAGTCGGGTCCCGCGCCCCAGACCAGCGCCCGCATGCGGACGAGGTCCACCGTCCCGGTGAAACCGTCCTCCTGCCCGATGGGCAGCTGGACGACCAGCGGAACGACGCGGAGCCGCTCCTGTACGGACGTGACCGCCTGGTCGAGATCGGCGCCGACGCGGTCCATCTTGTTGACGAACACGATGCGCGGCACGCCGTGGCGGTCGGCCTGTCGCCATACCGACTCGCTCTGCGGTTCGACGCCCGCGACGGCGTCGAACACCGCGACCGCGCCGTCGAGTACGCGCAGCGAGCGCTCCACTTCGTCGGAGAAGTCGACGTGTCCGGGTGTGTCGATCAGGTTGATGCGGTGGTCGTCCCACGTACAGCTGACGGCGGCGGCGAAGATGGTGATGCCACGGTCTCGCTCCTGAGGGTCGTAGTCGGTGACGGTCGTGCCCTTGTGGACCTCGCCGCGCTTGTGGGTGGCCCCGGTGGCGTAGAGGATCCGCTCGGTGACGGTGGTCTTCCCGGCGTCGACGTGGGCGAGGATGCCGAGATTGCGGACGGTGGTCGAGGTGTTCAGGTCGGTGCGCATGGGCCCGGGGTCCTTCTGGTGGGTCGTGAAGAGGGCAGCGCGATGTGCGGACGAGAGGGGACCGGGCTCAGGGCAGGCGGGCGCTACAGGGCTCGAGCGCGGCCCGGGAACACCCGGGTACGCGAGGTCGGCTCGCCTGCCTGAAGGAAGAGGGTCGGATCTTCGTCGCGGACGTCCGATGGCGGCCGCGCAGCCGTCACCGGGAAGCCGAAGACACCAGGATCACGTCGTACCGCGACCGGGGAACGAAGACGGCGATGCGGTGACACATGGCCTGGCTCCCCTCACTCGGATCACACGAGTCGCTCGACTCGTTCGACGGCGTGCACACCACATCCCGTGGCGGCACGAGAGCGAGTGTAGTGAAACGGCAGCGGCCCGGCACCGCAATTGACTGCGGGCCGGGCCGGACGCTCCCTCAGGAGGCGGCGGGAGTCGGGGAGTCGTGCCCGCCAGCGTGGGAGGAGCCGTGGGAGGCGTCGTGGGGGGCATCGGGGGAGGCGCCGGAGCCGGCGTCGTGCGCGGCGGAACCGTGGCCGGGAGCGGTCTCGATGGTTCCGCCGAGGCGGGTGTGGGCCGGGGCCAGGGCCTCGGCGGATGCCGCCGTGACGACCCAGGTGGGCCCGACGAGGTAGGTGCCGCCGTACATCTGCGCCTCCGTCAGCCAGGACTGCCGGCCCTGCTCGGTGGTGAACGTGGCCATCCTGAAGCCCTCCTGCCCCGCCCCGCACGCCCCCTCCCGGAGTTCCTCCGCGTCGACCGTGATCTCGGGCGTGCAGCCGAGGGCGGCGGCGATCTCCTGGAGCGGGGCGGGGCGGGCGGACGAGGCCGGGGCGGACGGGCTCGCGGCGGGATCCTGCGGACCGGCGGCCACCCGGGCGGCGCAGCCGCCGCACAGCAGCGTCGCGAGCAGCGCGGCGGCGATACGGGGTGAACGGGGCATGGCTGGCTGCCTCACAGGGGTCGGGGCGGGATCGGGGCCTGCGGCTCGGGTCACGGCTGCGCAGGGCTCGGGCGTGCTATGAGGTCGGGGGGACCTTCTTGCCCTCGGGGGTGACCGCGAACCAGAGCCCCATCTTGTTGTGTCCGTTCGTCTGGCCGGGCTCGGTGTCGCCGGTAAACGTGTAGACCGGCCAGCAGTCGATCGTCAACTGCTCGCTGCCGTCGGGCCGCTTGACCGATCCGACCAGCTTTCCGGCGATTCCCTCGGCCTTCGTCTTGTCCACGGCCGGGGCGGGCTTCCAGGTGTCCAGGCAGGCACCGAGGCAGCCGAACTTCATGGGCCACGCACTGTCCTTGTCAAATCGGTAGAGCGTGCGCCACTTCCCGTCCACCAGGATCTTGCCGAGTTTTTCATTGTCGGCCACGGAGAGTTCCATGCCCGCCTTCATGTCCATCCCTCCCATTCCGCCGCCGCCGTCCGCCTTCTGTTTCTTGTCGATCGCCTTCTTGCCGTCCGGTGCCAGTGCGTGCCAGGTGCCGCCGACGCCTTCGCCCTTCGCCTCGCCCGCCTTGGTGTCCTTCGCGTAGCGGTACACGGGCCAGCCGGCGAGGGTGAGCTGCTTGCTGCCGTCGGCCCGGGCGACGGAGCCGAGGAGGGCGGTGTCTATGCCCGCGGCGGCCGACGCGTCGTCGGCCGGGACGGCGGGCCACGTGGTGGCGCAGTCCCCCTCGCAGTTGGACTTGGGAGGCTGGGGCGTGTCCTTGTCGAAGCGGTAGAGGGCCATTCCGGCGCTGTCGGTGACCACGCTGCCCACGCTCTCGATGTCGCGTACGGACAGCTGCCCCGCCGGCTCGGCCTTGCCGGAACCGGAGCCGACGTCCGAGCCCGACCCGGAGCCGGCGACCGTGGCACCCGACCCGTAGCCGCCGGCCCCGTAGCCCGTGTCGTATGCGCCTCCGAGGGGTTTGCCGGCCCCGGCCGGCTGTACGGAGTTCGAGTTGCGCGCGCCATTTTCGCTGCTGCCGCATCCCGTGGCCGCCAGCAACAGAACCGCAGCCACCGATCCGGCAGTTGTCATACGACGCATCTTGTTCACGATCACTCCTTCGGGTTGAACCCGGGGGGTTCGTCTACTGCCTTATTCATAAGGCCTGAGAAGGGCACCGAATTCGAATGAACGGGAATTTGTCAGATGACGCTAACGCTTGAACTCCCCCCGTCGGCAGCCGTTTACCGCCGGCTCATTCCTGAATGCGCAGCGCGAGCGCAGGGCAGCGCCGCACCGCCCGGAGGGCCTTCGGCCGCAGCCTTCCGGGGACCGACATGACGGCCTCGGCCGGGTAGCCGTCCGCGTCGAGGCGCACCACGTCGGGCAGCACGTCCACGCAGAGCCCGTGGCCCTTGCACAGCGTCCAGTCCACGACGAGCCGTTCGGGGTTCTCGTCCTGGGGCAGGGGCAGCGCCCCGAGGACACGGCGCCCGCAGCCGCTGCCGAGGGCGTGGTCGCGCATCTCGTCGGGGAAGACGGCTAGCGCGGAGGCCATGAAGGCCGAGGTGCCGTCGGGATGGCTGCACGCACCGCGGCGCAGCACCCCCCGCATCCGCGCTTCGACGGCCTCCAGGGCGGGCCGGCCTCCCCCGGCCACCAGGGCGTCCACGGCGTCGGCGAGCGAGGGCAGTCCTCTGACGCACGGGCCGCACTGGCCGGCGGTCTCGTCCGCCATCCAGCGCATCACGCGGGCCACTTCGCCGGCCGGGCAGGTGTCCTCGGGCAGCGGCAGGACCGCGCCCGCCCCCAGCGTGGCCTTGTACGAGGACAGGGACTCCCGGGAGAGCAGTGCCGTCCGCGCCGCCGCCGCCGTCAGCCATTTGCCGTGGTACCCGCCGACCAGGACGCCCTGGCCTGGGGACGAGCCGCACAGCTCCAGGACGTACGCGAGGGACGTCCCGAGCGGCGCCTCGACGACCGTCGAACCGCTGATCGTCAGCATGACGGTACCCGGCTCGGTCTGCAGGCCGACCGAGCGGAATCCCGGCACCCCGAGCCGGGCCGCGACGGCGAGCTGGGCGTACGTCTCGGTGTTGGAGAGCAGGGTCGGCAGGCCGCTCAGGCCCCGCTCGCTGGTCCGGACCTTCTGCCCGTTCGGAACGGCGGCCCCCCCGTTGAGGCCGTTCACGAGGGAGGTCCCCTCTCCGCTGACGAAGCGCTCGGGGAGCCTGCCGACGCGGAGGCGGCTGCCGGCCACGCCGCGCTCGGCGACGGCGGCCCGCAGTGACTGCTCCACGTCGTCCCTGGTCACTCCGATGGCCACCTCCTCGGCGCCGATCGCGTCGGCCGCCAACAGCGCGCCGTCGAGCACGAGGTGCGGGGAGTGCAGCAGCATGGCGGCGTCCTTGAGGCAGCTCGGCTCGCCCTCGGTGCCGTTCACGACGACGGCGGTCCGCCCCTCCTTGGTCCGGGCGGAGCGGATGACGGCTTTGAGCTTGCGGGCGAACGGGAAGCCCGCTCCCCCGCGGCCCTTCAGGTCTATGCCCTCGGCGAGCTCCACGAGATCGTCCGAGTTGTACTGCGGCAGCGGGCCGTGCACCAGCAGGTGGTTGGCGCGATCGAGCCGCGGCAGCACGTCGAGTCCTGCCAGCAGCCTGGGCTGGCCGACGCACCCGAGGGCGGGGTCGACGATCGAGGTCACTGCCGGCCCCGCATCCCGTCGAGGGGCTCACCGAACCGGTCCGTGGCCGGCCCGGCCCCGATACCGCTGGGGATGAACACCGTGTCGTACGCCTCGGCGCCGTACGCCGCGCCGTAGGGCGCCGAGCCGTACGGCGGGAGGATCTCGGTCGTGGGCTCCAGGGCCTGCCTGGGCGAGGGCACGGGGCCGAGGCCCGCCGGGGCACGGACCGGTTGCGGCTGTTGCCCGACGGCCCGCCGTCCCGACTGCCGGGCCAGCCGCGCCGTCAGCCGTTCGGCGGCCCATTCCGCGGGCTGCCGGACGAACCGCTGCGGCGCCGTCCGGGGCCGGGGCGGCGCCGCCTGGGGAGCGGACGCCGGTGCGGCGGCCGGGCGCGGCGGCGCCGCGCGCAGCCTCGCCCGGAGCCGGATGGCGAGCACGCCGGCGACGCCGATCAGGCAGAGGGCGTACGACACGGTCACCCAGCCGCTGGCGGCGCGGCCGGACTTCAGCCCGTGCACCAGGGACGCGCCCCAGGCCGGGTACGCGCCCACGTGCAGGGCCCGCCACCACACGGAGCGGCCCTTGGTGGCGAAGGCGCTGCGGACCGCGCCGGAGACCGCCGTGGAGACGAAGATGTATCCGGCCAAGGTGCCGAGGCCGATGAGGATCGGCCGGTCCCGGTCCGCGAACGGCACGAAGGCGGAGGCGACTCCCGTCTGCGCCTCGGCGACCTTGACCCATATGTGCAGGAGGAGGAAGCCCAGCCCCGCGACGGCGAGGCCGCGGTGGGCCCCCTGGGCGACGAGCCGGTGCCCGGAGGTGAGCACCGTACGGTCGGTCGCCGCGAGCCCCCACAGGACGGCGGAGGTGAGCGAGACGAGCGAGAGGACGCCCGCGCCGAAGTCGAGGAAGTCCCAGAGGTTGGTCAGGGTGACGCCCGCCCGGGCCGCCACGGCCAGGGCGAGCAGGCCCGCGAGGGCGGCGATCACGAGCGTGGCAGGGCGCACGCCTCCGGTGGGGGACAGCAGGGGCGGCCGCCGGACGGCGCGCCGGCCGGCGGCCGCGGCAGCGGCCACGCCGGCATGGCGTCTGGTGCTGCGGGCCCGGTGTGAGCGGGGCGTACGGGCTGGGGACAGGGGCATGTAGTTCTCCCATACGCCCAGGCCCGAGGCACTCCACCGCGCACTCGGCGCCCGGGGTAGTCGACGGAACTGCTCCGCGGCGGGCGGGAGATGAGGTCTCACCGACCGGGAGCGGGGGCCGGAGTGCAGAAGCATCGTGGACCTTCGCAACGCCTCCACAGTATTTATCTAATCGTGACAAGTTCTTGCGCGCGTGGCATCGTCACACCAGACGTCCGCGGAAGATTCCCTTCCAACGGTGCGGTGGCAACCTGAGTGACGCCTTGTCCGCCACCACACCTCCCCGACGGCAAAATGAAAGCAAAGCCGCGGGACTGCAAGTGGATGGCACTCTCCTGGAGGGTGTACGAGGTGCTCAACTCCCCCGTCCGCACTGGCGCAGAGGGGGGAGGGAGGCGACCTCGGCAGGCTTGTCCCCCTCCCATGGGGCAGGCCGTACCCCGGCATGAACGAGGTAACAATGTGCGAACTTCTGAACCGCATCTGGGCCCGTCCCCGAGGCGAATGGACCCGGGTTCTGCGAAGGGAACTCCCCGCGCTGAGCGCAGGGATGGTGGAGGAGCTGAGGGAGGAGCTCCCCGGGTTCTCCGCCCTGGTCGACGACCTCGACGAGGAGGTGGTCAGACAGCGGCTCGAGGTGGCCCTGCTCACCGCCCTCGGGTACCGCGAGCCCGCGCCGCAGAAACAGGCTCGGCCGGCGGACCCGCATCCGGCCCCGGGTCCTGACTGCGACCTGGACTCCGATCCGGACCCCGATCTCGACTCCGACTCCGGCCCGCTCCGGGAAGAGGACGAGGACGACCACGACTACGCGGCCGAGCGCGACCACCCCGACGAAGACGAGGAGGTGGCAGAAGAAGAGGAGTACCGCGGCCCGCCCCGGCTCCCGGACCCCGGCCGCCGAAGGCAGTTGGCCCCCCTGAAAGTCGTCCCTCGCGAAGGGCTCGGAACCCCCTCCGAACGTGCTCGGCGTGAGCTGTTCTCCGCTCTTACGAGTGACATGCCCATGGCTGAAATCGCCCTCTCCGAACTGGCCGCCGCGGCCGACTGGCCCCTGCCGGCCGAGATACGCGCCATCGCCCTGGCCACACCGGGCGAGACCCAGCAGCTCGCGGCCGTCCTGGACGACGGACTCGCCGGCATGGTCGGCGGCCAGCCGTGCCTGCTGGTCCCGAGTCCGGACCCGGAGACCCGCGCCTCCCTGGAGGCCCTGCTCCGCGGCCGGTTCGCGGCCGTGGGCCACCCCGTCGCACCCCGGGACACCGCCTCCTCCCTGCGGTGGGCCCTGCGGCTGCTGTCCCTGACCCCGAACCGTGCCGGCCTGGAGGCGCGGGCCCTCTTCGTCGACGACCACCTCTCGACCCTCCTGCTGCTCCAGGACGAGCCCCTGGCGCACGCACTGGCCGCACGCTGGCTGCGGCCGCTGGCCAACCTGACCCCGCGCCAGAGCGAACGGCTCGAAGTGACCCTGCTGGCCTGGCTGGAGGGCGGAGGCGCCCCCGAGGCCGCGAAGGCGCTGAGCGTGCACCCCCAGACCGTGCGCTACCGCATGCGGCAGCTCGAGAAGCTCTTCGGCCCCGGCCTTCGGGACCCGCGTACGCGCTTCGAGCTCGAGATGGCCCTGCGCAGCCGGCGCCTGATGGCCCAGGTACGGCGCCAGAACTCCCGGGTGAGCCGCAAGGTACGGGTCGCCACGACGGACTTCCGGCCGCTGGGCGTGGGCCGCATGGCCCGCGTCAACGGCCTGTAACCCCGACCTCCCGAACCCCCGAACCACCGAACCCTCAAACCCCCTCAACCCCCGCACTCCCTCAAACCCCCTCAACCCCCGCACTCCCTCAACCCCCGAAACCCCCGTACTCCCGGAACCCCCGGAACCCCCGCACCCAAGGATTCGGCCCCGGTCCCCTCCCCGCCCAGGCGGAGCGGGGCCGGGGCCGCCGCGTGTCACAGGCCGACGAGCACCCCCGACGCCCCGGCCCGCAGCGCGGCATTGAGGTCGAGCAGTTCGGCGTACGCACGGGAACAGGACCGGCAGGCCGCCAGATGACGGACGAGGCCACGGCCGCGCGGAGTTCCGCGGCGCCGGATCACCGCCCCGAGCACGCTGCCGTAGTGGCGGCACCGCTCGTCGGCGGCCGTGTCCAGGTGGGCGCGCAGGTACGCCTCGCGCAGTCCTTCACGGGCCCGGAAGGCCAGCGAGGTCACGGCGCTGGGGGTGATGCCGAGCAGCAGGGGGACGTGGTGCGGGCAGTCGTCCTCGACGAGGGTGTGCCAGAGGACGGCCTTCCAGCGCTCGGGCAGGGCCTGGAAGGAGCGGGCGACGAGCCTGCGGTCCTCGCTGTCCAGGAGCCGGCGCTGCGGGTCGTCCCCGTCGGGGCCTGGGCTGCACCACGCCTCGACGTCGGGGGTCAGGAGGGTCCGGCCGGCGCCGTCGCGCCACTCGATGGCCGTGTGGCGGACGACCGACAGGAGGTACGGGCGCCAGTGGTCCCGGGGCCCGGCGCCGGAGCGGACGGCCTGCAGGGTGCGGATGAACGCCTCCGAGACGAGGTCCTCGGCGTCCTGCGGAGCGCGGCAGCAGCGCCGCGCACATGCAAAAGCGGCGGCACTGTGCCGCCGGTACAGGAGCTCGCAGACGGCCGGATCCCCGTCGCCGGCCGCGTACGCCGCTCTGAGCTGCTGTATGAGGTCCTGGTCGGAGGGCTCTGGCTCGGGCCCGGGTTTGCGCCCCGGTCCGGGCGTGGTGTGACGAGAGCCGGACATGGCACTCCTCGTGTGGGTCTCAGGGCCCGCAGGCCCCTTCGGGCAGTGGCACAAGCGCGAACGCGGTGCCGGCCCGAAGTCGGCTTCGGTCCGGCACCGCTCTCGGGGCGACGCTGGGGAGGTGGGAGGGGGAGCGTCGCCCCGAGGGTCTCAGCGGCAGGCGCGCCCGTCGTTGATGCAGCGCACTGCACCGGCCATCAGGCCGTTCGACATGACGTTGATGAAGTCTCCGTGGTCGGTCACCGGCTTGTGCAGCTGCTCGGGGAAGCTGTCCACGGCGAACCGGGAGCCGGGCGGAACGCTGTAGACGATCCGCTGCACCAGCTGCGGGATGGCCTTGAATCCCTTCTTGCAGTTGCCGTTGGCGTCGGCGAAGGCCACATGGGTACGGTGGTTGGCGCTGTCGATGTTCTTGCCGTCCCAGCAGCTCTGGAAGTTGAACGTCCGGACGACGTCACTGCCCTTGGGGCACACCGGGTACTTGTCCTTCAGCTGGCGGTTCTCGAAGCCGGTGCAGCTCCACGACGCGTTCGCGTTGGCATTGCCGTTGGTGAGGGCCTTGGCGTCGCCGGTGATGATCCGCATGAAGCGGGGCATCGCCGTGACCTTGCTGACGGGGCTGCCCTTGAAGTCGATGGTCACCTGCTTCGGCTTCAGGATCGTGCCGACGTTCGCGTCCTGGCCGCCGCCGGGGGCCTTGGCGTCCTTCTCGGCCTTGCCGTCGCGCAGGCGCAGCACCGGCCAGTAGTACGCCGACTGGTCGCCGTTGGTGCAGGTGGTGCCGGACTGGGCGAGGCTGTTGTTGGTGGAGAAGGCGTCGGTGGTCTTGTTGCCCACGTAGTCGTGCATGTGGTGGGCGCCGTTGCTGACACCGGGCGCGACGATGACGTTGTCCGGGTTGAAGTGGCCGTTCTCGTTGCGCCCGCACTGCACGGCGAAGGATCCGGTGGAGGCGCCCCCGCGGGCCGCGGGCTTGCGCACGTTGGGCTTCACGTTGCCGATGGCGACGAAGTCGCTGCGGGCGGGTCCGCCCTTGGCCTGCTGTTGCTGCTGCTGCTGCTGCTGTTGCTGCTGCTGTTGCTGCTGCTGCTGGGGTGCGCCCTGCTTCGCGGCGCCCTGGTCGGCGGCGCCCTGGGCGCCGTTGTCGGCGGGCGGCTCGTCCGCCGGGTCGGCGGCCGCCGCCTCCTTCATCACGCACCCGCTGAGCGCGTCCAGCCCGGCGGGCTTCTGGCCCGCCTTCCCGAGGGTGTCGGACAGCTTGGTGATGGTCTGGTCGCGCTGCTGCTTCAACCCGCCGAGCAGGGCCTTGTCCTTGGCCCGGCCGGAGGAGAGCTGCTTGTAGGCGTCGGCGACCTGGGTGTCGAGCTGCGCGAGGTTCGCGTCCACCTCGTTCCGGGCCTGCTCGGGGACGTTGTCGAGCTTGTCGCCCACGTCCGGGCAGTCGATGGTGGCGGTCACGGGCGCGTTACGGGAGTCCTGTCCCGCGAAGGCGCCCTGGGAGACGAGCACGACCCCGCCGCCGCCCAGGACCAGGGCGGACATCGCGGCGAGGATCTTGTGCTTCGGCCGCAGACGGCGTTTGTGGCCCTTTTGACTCATGCGATCACTTCACTTCGTCGGTCGGGAATAGGGGGAGGAGGCGGGGGCAGGTGCGGAGGGGGTGCCCGGCGGGGTGCCCGGCGGGGTGTCCGCGAGGCCGTCGAAGTCGACCAGCCCACTGGCCTCGAGGACCGTGATGTGGTCCA
The Streptomyces sp. NBC_01296 DNA segment above includes these coding regions:
- the fusA gene encoding elongation factor G, which produces MRTDLNTSTTVRNLGILAHVDAGKTTVTERILYATGATHKRGEVHKGTTVTDYDPQERDRGITIFAAAVSCTWDDHRINLIDTPGHVDFSDEVERSLRVLDGAVAVFDAVAGVEPQSESVWRQADRHGVPRIVFVNKMDRVGADLDQAVTSVQERLRVVPLVVQLPIGQEDGFTGTVDLVRMRALVWGAGPDSFATGAVPDALYDEARRRRRLLEERVAELHPAALEEYCATSALSTATLTAALRDLTRSGEGVVVLCGSAYRNRGIEPLLDAVVSYLPSPADMPPVRGTRGTAAEERAADPSAPFAALAFKVSATATGRLTCLRVYSGTMRKGDTVLDAGTGRTERIGRILHVQADRHAEAEQAVAGDIVAVVGLKGTRAGSTLCAPHAPLVLEPAKAAAPVVSVAVEAGNSTETARLSSALAALVEEDPSLVVRTDPETGQTVLSGMGELHLEVAVEKIRRSHGLHIAVGRPRVAYRETVARGVTGLVYRHVKQDGGAGQFAHVVVDVEPLDGDAGGGGAGAGDGVFEFRSTVVGGRVPQEYVRAVEAGCRDALAEGPLGGHPVTGLRVTLTDGATHSKDSSEMAFRAAGRFALREALRAAEMELLEPVVEVVVTVPDDAVGGVLGDLAARRGRVSGSAARTGTTAVTAIVPLAELFGYASRLRSRSQGRGTFTTRPTGYAPVPVAAYQQALAG
- a CDS encoding SCO0930 family lipoprotein, which codes for MTTAGSVAAVLLLAATGCGSSENGARNSNSVQPAGAGKPLGGAYDTGYGAGGYGSGATVAGSGSGSDVGSGSGKAEPAGQLSVRDIESVGSVVTDSAGMALYRFDKDTPQPPKSNCEGDCATTWPAVPADDASAAAGIDTALLGSVARADGSKQLTLAGWPVYRYAKDTKAGEAKGEGVGGTWHALAPDGKKAIDKKQKADGGGGMGGMDMKAGMELSVADNEKLGKILVDGKWRTLYRFDKDSAWPMKFGCLGACLDTWKPAPAVDKTKAEGIAGKLVGSVKRPDGSEQLTIDCWPVYTFTGDTEPGQTNGHNKMGLWFAVTPEGKKVPPTS
- a CDS encoding DUF1996 domain-containing protein encodes the protein MSQKGHKRRLRPKHKILAAMSALVLGGGGVVLVSQGAFAGQDSRNAPVTATIDCPDVGDKLDNVPEQARNEVDANLAQLDTQVADAYKQLSSGRAKDKALLGGLKQQRDQTITKLSDTLGKAGQKPAGLDALSGCVMKEAAAADPADEPPADNGAQGAADQGAAKQGAPQQQQQQQQQQQQQQQQQQAKGGPARSDFVAIGNVKPNVRKPAARGGASTGSFAVQCGRNENGHFNPDNVIVAPGVSNGAHHMHDYVGNKTTDAFSTNNSLAQSGTTCTNGDQSAYYWPVLRLRDGKAEKDAKAPGGGQDANVGTILKPKQVTIDFKGSPVSKVTAMPRFMRIITGDAKALTNGNANANASWSCTGFENRQLKDKYPVCPKGSDVVRTFNFQSCWDGKNIDSANHRTHVAFADANGNCKKGFKAIPQLVQRIVYSVPPGSRFAVDSFPEQLHKPVTDHGDFINVMSNGLMAGAVRCINDGRACR
- a CDS encoding RNA polymerase sigma factor — protein: MSGSRHTTPGPGRKPGPEPEPSDQDLIQQLRAAYAAGDGDPAVCELLYRRHSAAAFACARRCCRAPQDAEDLVSEAFIRTLQAVRSGAGPRDHWRPYLLSVVRHTAIEWRDGAGRTLLTPDVEAWCSPGPDGDDPQRRLLDSEDRRLVARSFQALPERWKAVLWHTLVEDDCPHHVPLLLGITPSAVTSLAFRAREGLREAYLRAHLDTAADERCRHYGSVLGAVIRRRGTPRGRGLVRHLAACRSCSRAYAELLDLNAALRAGASGVLVGL
- a CDS encoding NADH-ubiquinone oxidoreductase-F iron-sulfur binding region domain-containing protein, whose protein sequence is MTSIVDPALGCVGQPRLLAGLDVLPRLDRANHLLVHGPLPQYNSDDLVELAEGIDLKGRGGAGFPFARKLKAVIRSARTKEGRTAVVVNGTEGEPSCLKDAAMLLHSPHLVLDGALLAADAIGAEEVAIGVTRDDVEQSLRAAVAERGVAGSRLRVGRLPERFVSGEGTSLVNGLNGGAAVPNGQKVRTSERGLSGLPTLLSNTETYAQLAVAARLGVPGFRSVGLQTEPGTVMLTISGSTVVEAPLGTSLAYVLELCGSSPGQGVLVGGYHGKWLTAAAARTALLSRESLSSYKATLGAGAVLPLPEDTCPAGEVARVMRWMADETAGQCGPCVRGLPSLADAVDALVAGGGRPALEAVEARMRGVLRRGACSHPDGTSAFMASALAVFPDEMRDHALGSGCGRRVLGALPLPQDENPERLVVDWTLCKGHGLCVDVLPDVVRLDADGYPAEAVMSVPGRLRPKALRAVRRCPALALRIQE
- a CDS encoding PucR family transcriptional regulator is translated as MCELLNRIWARPRGEWTRVLRRELPALSAGMVEELREELPGFSALVDDLDEEVVRQRLEVALLTALGYREPAPQKQARPADPHPAPGPDCDLDSDPDPDLDSDSGPLREEDEDDHDYAAERDHPDEDEEVAEEEEYRGPPRLPDPGRRRQLAPLKVVPREGLGTPSERARRELFSALTSDMPMAEIALSELAAAADWPLPAEIRAIALATPGETQQLAAVLDDGLAGMVGGQPCLLVPSPDPETRASLEALLRGRFAAVGHPVAPRDTASSLRWALRLLSLTPNRAGLEARALFVDDHLSTLLLLQDEPLAHALAARWLRPLANLTPRQSERLEVTLLAWLEGGGAPEAAKALSVHPQTVRYRMRQLEKLFGPGLRDPRTRFELEMALRSRRLMAQVRRQNSRVSRKVRVATTDFRPLGVGRMARVNGL